The following coding sequences are from one Virgibacillus necropolis window:
- a CDS encoding lipopolysaccharide biosynthesis protein: protein MKDKLVSLSRKPFVRNVFIMATGTAAAQIITMAFSPIITRMYGPESFGVLGVFMAMVGIIGPVAALTYPIAIVLPKSDANAKGLVRLALYITLIVTVVATLILILFNRPLARLLQIEEISPFLYLVPLVVLFSGVLQVVQQWLIRNKQFGITARVTSLHALLLQSSIVGVGLFYPMSIILVTLSTAGQALKAFMLFIGVRKSQSKGSKTTYKPVSLKKLAKKYRDFPLFRAPEVFLNAASQSLPILLLTSFFGPASAGFYTLGKTVLGAPSQLIGKSVGDVFYPRISEAAKNHENLSNLITKATIALGAIGIIPFGLVIIFGPWLFSFVFGENWVIAGEYARWIALWYFFGFMNKPCVRALPVLSAQAFHLIFTLLMLIIRVTVLAIGYYVFASDLVAIAFFGVSGAILNICLILITIRISKNYDNQYGDIK, encoded by the coding sequence ATGAAAGATAAACTTGTAAGTTTAAGTAGGAAGCCGTTTGTTCGTAATGTTTTTATAATGGCTACTGGAACAGCTGCAGCACAGATCATTACAATGGCGTTCTCTCCTATTATAACTCGTATGTATGGACCTGAATCTTTTGGTGTTCTTGGTGTATTCATGGCGATGGTAGGAATTATAGGACCGGTTGCGGCTTTGACTTATCCTATTGCTATAGTATTACCCAAAAGTGATGCAAACGCAAAAGGTCTAGTTCGTCTTGCCTTATACATTACATTAATAGTTACTGTAGTAGCAACATTGATTTTAATATTATTCAATAGGCCACTAGCAAGGTTATTACAGATAGAAGAAATTAGCCCATTTTTATATTTAGTCCCTTTAGTTGTTTTGTTTTCCGGCGTCCTTCAAGTAGTTCAACAATGGCTAATACGCAACAAACAGTTTGGTATAACAGCAAGAGTAACAAGCTTGCATGCATTGCTTTTACAAAGTAGTATAGTAGGAGTCGGGTTGTTTTATCCAATGTCGATAATACTTGTGACTCTAAGTACTGCTGGCCAAGCTCTGAAGGCATTTATGCTATTTATAGGAGTAAGAAAATCCCAAAGTAAAGGGAGTAAGACTACTTATAAGCCTGTTTCTTTAAAAAAGTTGGCAAAAAAGTATAGGGACTTCCCGCTATTTAGGGCTCCTGAAGTCTTCTTAAATGCAGCTTCCCAAAGCCTTCCAATTTTATTATTAACAAGTTTTTTTGGACCTGCTTCAGCGGGTTTTTATACACTTGGCAAGACTGTACTGGGGGCGCCATCACAACTCATCGGTAAATCAGTAGGGGATGTATTTTATCCTCGAATTTCTGAAGCAGCAAAAAATCATGAAAATCTATCTAATTTAATTACCAAGGCCACCATAGCACTTGGAGCAATAGGCATAATCCCTTTTGGACTGGTAATCATCTTTGGACCTTGGCTTTTCAGTTTCGTGTTTGGGGAAAATTGGGTGATTGCAGGGGAGTATGCGAGATGGATTGCACTCTGGTACTTTTTCGGATTTATGAATAAACCATGTGTTAGAGCCTTACCTGTTCTGTCGGCGCAGGCTTTTCATTTAATTTTTACTTTATTAATGTTAATAATACGAGTTACTGTTTTAGCAATTGGTTATTATGTATTTGCAAGTGATTTGGTTGCTATTGCTTTCTTTGGTGTGTCGGGCGCTATACTTAATATATGTCTAATATTAATTACAATTCGCATAAGTAAAAACTATGATAATCAATACGGAGACATAAAATAA